One Burkholderia sp. WP9 genomic window, CAAACGGCGAGCGGGTTGCCGGCCGAACCGGCCCGGCAACCCGCTCGCCCTTATGCAACGTGTCCGCCCGTTCAGGCGATCTTCGACACGACGCGAATCTCAGCGTGCTCCACCCAATCCGCCACCGCTTTCCTGTAGGCCGCGATGTGCTCGGATTTCGCATGCGCTGCCAGTGCTTCCTGGCTTTCCCAACGCTCGACAAACACGAACCGGCGCGGCTCCTGCACGTCGCGGTGCAAGTCGTATTGAAGCGCTCCCTGCTCCTTGCGAGTCGGCCCGACCAGACCTTCGAGCGCCTGACGCAGTTGCTCTTCGTGCCCCGGCTTCGCCACCGAGATTGCGACCACCGCGATTTCCGACATGCCTAACCTCCGTTTCATTAAAAGCAGCAGCATACCGGGCGCCCACCAAACCTGCAGGACGCGGCTTCAAGGCGCCGGCTTCGCGGTCGATGCCTGCGCCCTGCTGACCCGATAACGCGCGCACGCATTCAAACGTCTAAGCCGCCCTCGCCTGGAGTTTGGCGGGTGTCCGCTCAGCGCCCTGTTACGCTCGATTTCATACATGCAAAAGATTGCGATGAAGGCAATCGGTTTTGCGCGCGGCGTATGGGCGCAAAACTCGCGCGGCGGGCCGGCGGCATCGTGCTGGATGGGCCTCGGGGAAAGGGTTTGCGGGGCGCCCGACATGTGCGCGAGTACGACCCCGCGTCTGTGATTACCCGCACATTCACGCGAATTGCAAACTGCTAGACTGGTTTTGACTAATCCGCCGGAGTCCAGCATGGCTGGCATTGCTCTCCGCGTTCCCGGGCTTTATCCGACCCGCCCTGCACACGTGGGGGCCGTGCCTCCGTTGCGCGCCGAATCGTCTGACGCGCCCCGTCACCCGCTTACCGCGATGCCGCCATGTCCGCACTCATGCCCGCCTTTATGCCATCCGTCAGCGAATTGACCCTGAGCGGCCTGCTCCCGCATCTGGTCCGGCACGAGTCCGGCTGGAGCGCGACGTGGCGCGCGCTGACTTTGCACAGCGTGTTCCAGCCGGTGCTCTCGGTCACGCACCAGCGCATCGTCGGTTATGAAGGACTGCTGCGCGCCTTCGATCCGGTCGGTTTGCCGGTCTCGCCAGAAGTGCTCTTCTCGGGCACCCGCTCGGCCGCCGACGCTCGTGAACTCGACCGTATCGCGCGCTGCCTGCATGTGGCGAACTTCATGGAGCAAGGCATCAGCACCGGGTGGCTGTTTCTGAATACGCGTCCACAGGTGTTCGAAACCGGCTGGCCGCAGCGCGCGTTCATCGACGAACTGTCGGCGCACTTCGGATTGCCTCAGGAGCGCATCGTGATCGAAGTGCTCGAGCAACCCGCCGACGACGAATCCGCCGTCGCCAGCATGCTCGCCGCCTCGCAGCCGCGCGACTTCCTGATCGCGATCGACGACTTCGGCACCGGCTTCTCGAACTTCGACCGCGTATGGCGCTTCCGCCCCGACATCGTCAAACTCGACCGTTCGCTGGTCGCGCGCGCCGGCAGGCGCGAAGGCGACGATTCGATGATCAGCCACCTGATCGCGATGCTTCATCAATCAGGCACGCTGGTACTGGCTGAAGGCGTCGAAACCGACGAAGAATTGATGATCCTGATGGAAGCCGATGTGGATTTCGTCCAGGGTTTCTGGCTCGGTCAGCCGAAGAGCTCCGTGCAGGCGGCGTGCGCCGGCGTGCCGGCGCTGATCGAATCGATGTGGAGCAAGTTCGCCGACTACGAGCGCGAGCATGCCGGCCACCAGCGGCTGGGTTTCGAGGGTTTCGCCGAAGCAGTGCTGGCCGCCGCCGAGACCTACAAAACCACCGGCGATCTGCGCCAGGCGGCGCAAAAGGTGTGGCATCTGCCGGAGGCCCGCCGCGTGTTCATCACCGACGGACAAGGCGAACAAACCCTGCCCTCGGTCACGGCCGCCTCTGTGCCGCCGCCTCCGCTGCGGCTCGCGCCGCTCTATACCGACACGCGCAGCAACTGGTCGCGGCGCGCCTACTTCAAGCACGCGCTCGCCGCGCCGGGGCGCGTCGCGATGATGGGTCCGCACTATTCGCTTGCCGACGGTCAGGACTGCTACACCGCCGCCCTTGCATTCGAGCGTGACGGCACGCATGTGCTTTGCGTCGACTTCGTGCCGAGCGCCACCCTCCCCGCCGTGCGCCCCGCGGGACGCGGCAGCAAGCGCTAATCGTCCACCCGCCCGCGGCCGGATTTGACCTCGCTGCGCTTGGCCTTGCTGTCGAGGCGCCGCAGGTTCGACGCGCGCGTCGGCCGGGTCGCCACGCGCTGCTTGCGCGTCACGCTGACGCTTTCGATCAGTTGATCGAGCCGCGCCAGCGCCGCCGCGCGGTTCATGTCCTGAGTCCGATGCTCCTGCGCCTTGATGATCACGACGCCGTCACGCGTGAGCCGGTGATCGGACAGCGCAAGCAGGCGCATTTTCAACACTTCCGGCAACGATGAAGCGCGCACGTCGAAGCGCAGGTGGATGGCGCTCGAGACTTTGTTGACGTTCTGGCCGCCCGCTCCTTGCGCGCGCACTGCAGTCAGTTCGATTTCGTTCGACGGGATCGGATAGCGGGATGTCATGACACGAGATTGGGCTGGGAGACATGAGTGTACACAGTGCGCCCGAACGCCGATTATCGGCTATCGGGCGCGGCGGCCGATGCGAAAAACTATTTGCATCCGCACCGCCGCGTCATCGATACTGCGTTTTTCGCTTACGGCGTAAATTAACATGAAGCTTCGTCCGGCTTTTGTGCTCGAACTGGCCGTCAACTTTCTGTTGCCATGGCTCGCCTACCGTCTCGCGTTGCCGCATCTGGGCGAGACCGGCGCGTTGATCGCGTCCGCCGTGCCGCCGATCGTCTGGAGCCTGGCTGAACTCGTGCGGTTTAGGCGCGTCGACGCGCTGAGCGTGATGGTGGTGGCCGGCATCGCGCTCTCGGTCGCGGCAATGGCGCTCGGCGGCAGTCCGCGCATGCTGCTGTTGCGCGAGTCGCTCGTATCCGGCGCGGTCGGCGTGGTGTTTCTGCTCTCGCTGCCCATGCGCCGTCCGCTGATCTTCTATCTCGCACGCGCCACCGTTGCCCGCGAAATGGAGGGCGGCGCCGCGCGCTTCGAAGCGCTGTGGCAGGAGCGGCCCGCGCTGGTCGCCGCGATCCGTCTGATGACGCTGGTGTGGGGCGTCGGCCTGACCGGCGAAACGGCGCTGCGTGCGTGGATGGCGCTCACCTGGCCGATCGAGCGCTTTCTGGTCGTTTCGCCGTTCATCGGCTACGGGATCTATGGCGGGCTGACGCTGTGGACGCTGTGGTATCGGAAGACCATGCGCGGGCGGGTCGACGCGCGCGTGCAATCGGGTGGCGCGCCTAGTTGAGGGCGTTCCACGCGCAATGCGCGGGGCTGCCGTTCTGCCGTTCTGCCGTTCTGCCGTTCTGCCGTTCTGCCGTTCTGCCGTTCTGCCGTTCTGCCGTTCTGCCGTTCTGCCGTTCTGCCGTTCAATGTTGGCAGCGGACCTCGAAGCAGTGCCGCTGCCCGCGCATCCTTCTATTCAGCGCCGCGCCACGCCTCCGCTATCCGCGCGGCCAACCCCGAATCGCGCTGCGTTGGCGTCGCAATTGCCTGCGCCAGCACGGCGCGAGCGCCGACCACTTCCACCCGTTCGCGCGCGCGGGTGATCGCCGTGTACACCAGTTCGCGCGACAACACCCGGCTGAACACCGACGGCAGCATCAACACCGCATGCTCGAACTCCGAGCCCTGCGACTTGTGAACCGTGAGCGCGAATGCGGTGTCGTGCGGTGGAAGCGCCGCCGGCGATACCGCTCGCAAACCGCCGTCGCCGGTACGGAAATACACCCGCAACGTGCCGTTCGCGCTCGGCAGCGCAATGCCGATGTCGCCGTTGAAAAGACCGAGTGCGTAATCATTACGCGTCACCATCACGGGGCGCCCGGCGAACCACTGCGCGCCCACTGCCAGCGTCACACCGGCTGCGCGCCGCACTTGCGCCGCCATCGCCGCATTCACCTGGTCGACACCGCGCGGACCGGACCGGGTCGCGCACAGAATGCGGAAACGGTTCAACGCGTCGAAAAGCGGCAGCGGGTCGGGCGTGTCGGCCGCGAGCGCCGCGGCAAGCGCGTCGGCGTAGGGTGCGAAACCCGCAGCAAGGCGCGCGACGGTGCGCTCGGCAAGCGTCGCATGTGTGTCTTCGTGAAGCGCCGCCGCGCAAGATTCCACGGGATCGATGCGCAGCACGTCGAGCGCCGCGCTTGCCGAGCCGTTACGGATCGCGAGCGATAGGCGGCCGATCGGCGATTCGAGACCGAACCGGTAGTTGCGCTCGAGCCAGACGACGCAATCGGCGAGCGCGCTTTGCGTGTGCGCTGCCGACCCAGGCGGTGACGCGGCGCTGTCGAACAGTTCACCGGCGCGCGATTCATCGAAGGTGTCCGACGAATCCGCGTATGCAAACAGATCGTCGGGCCGCGCTTCGAAGTCGTCCGGCACATCGGCTTGCGCGGGCAAACCGGCGGCCTCTTCACTGAAACTGCGCGATGCGCCCGGCAGCGCCTGCCTGAGCCGCGTTTCGTCGATGCCAAGCGCCGCGGCGATCCGCTGCAAACCCTCTTGCGTAAAAGCCGGACGAGCGCTGAGCTCGGCGAACACCGCGCCGGCTTCGACTGCGGCGAGTTGGTCCTTGTCGCCGAGCATCACGAGACGCGTCTGCGGTGCAATGGCATCGAGCAGGTGCGCTGCCATGGCGACGTCGATCATGGAAGCCTCGTCGATCACCACGACGTCGTAAGGCAACGGATTGTCCCGATGATGCCGGAAGCGCCCTCCCGGCCCGGACCCGAGCAAACGGTGCAACGTGTACGACGTCTGCGGCAAACGCGCGGCGAGTTCGGGCGGCAGATCGCCGGCGCGCGCGAGCAAGGCTTCCTGCATGCGCTGCGCCGCTTTGCCGGTGGGCGCCGCCAGCGCGATTCGCAAGTCCGCGCGCGCATCGAGCAGGCAGGCAAGCACGCCGACCACGGTAGTGGTCTTGCCGGTGCCGGGTCCGCCGCTGACGATGGTGAGTTGCCCCGACAACGCCATGACCGCCGCGACACGCTGCCAGTCGACCTCATTATCCTTCGGCGCCCCGAAGTAGCGCAGCAGACGCTCGCGCAGCGTTTGGGCGCCGACGCCCGCTTCAGCTCCAGCAGTGGCATCAGCGCCCGCAGCCACCGCAGCCACCGCAGCCACCGCAGCCACTTCAGCATGCGCGACCAACGCGCGCGCAAGCCGCCGCTCGTAGTCGTAGTAGCGAGCCAGATACAGCCGCCCTTGCCCATCGACCACCAACGGCCGCAACGCCGCCGCGCTTTGCGAACCGTCGCTCGCCATGCCGCTGGCGAACAGCGCCGCACGCGCCTCGGCGCTCGATGCCGCGAAGCGTCTGGCCAGCAATGCAAGCGGCACACACACGTGGCCTTCAGCCGTCGCGCGGCTCGCCGCGAACGCGGCTCGCGCCGCCCACTTGACTGCTTCCGCCGATGCGCCGCCGCGCCGCGCCAGCGTGCCGATGCGACGCGCGAAACCTTCCGCGAGCGCGATGCTGAAATCGGCCGGCGCGGGCAAACTCACGCCGATATCGTCGAACTCCGGCGGCGCCGATGCGCTCTGTTCGAACGTGCTCATGCGACACCTCCGATCATGGCCGCATCGAGCAGCGCGACCAGTTCGAATGCGGGCCGCCGCATATGCACGCCCGCCGGTCCATCGGCGTCGTGCCAGTGCGGACGCACGCCTCGCACGAACAGATACAGATAGCCGCCAATATGCGTGTGGTACGAATAATCACGCACCCGCGTTTTCAGATAGCGATGCAGCGCGACCGTATAAAGCAGCGCCTGCAGGTGATAGGCATGACTCGCCATGGCCGCTTCGAGCGGCGCGGCGGCGTAGTCGGCGGCCGTGGCGCCCAGATGGTTCGACTTCCAGTCGACGATCCAGAAACGTCCGTCGTGCTCGACGATCATGTCGATGAATCCTTTGACGAACCCGCGCAACACGCCGGGTTCCAGTGCAACGTCGGGATAGCCGTATTCGATCAGCAACTCGCGCAACGCGGGAAAATCGAGCGACGGCGCCGCGAACAGAAACTCGAGTTCGTTCAGACGCCGGCGCGGATTCAGATTGGCCAGCCTCATGCCGGGCTGCAGTTCGGTGGTGACCACGTCCGTGAGCAGGTTGTGCATCATCGCGGGCAGGCGTGCGGCGAGTTCGGGCACAGCCGGCGCCGGGCGCTCGCGCAGCGCACCGCGAATGGCGTCGCTCCACGTATGCGGGTCGGTGAAATCGGCGAGTTCGAACATACGATGCAGACAGTCGCCGGCCGCCGCGCCGCGCGGGAACGCGAGAATGTCGTCTTCCGCATGGGCCTCGGCGTGCGGCGCGGGCACCAGCGTGACGACGAATGCATTGGCAATCTCGTCATGATCCGGGCGCACCTCTTCGACCGGCGTGTGCGCTGCCTCGGCTTTACTGCCCGCGGCAATCAGCCCACTGAAACTCGCCATGCGCCATTGATCGCGCAGCGGCCTGCGATTGGCCCGCGCCTGCATGTGCGCCTCGCGGTCCTGAAGGCTTTCCAGCGGCACGCGACGTTCGGGCCGCGGCAGTGTCTGCAGCGTGATCGGGCCGCCCGCCAGCGCTTGCCAGCGCGCCGACAACGCCGCCTCGTCGGGCGGCTCGGCGAGCCAGCCGTCGAAGCTGTGGCCGTCGCCGCCCACGAGCCAGTTCAACACGCTGCGGCGCGACTCCTTGGTGGAGCGCGACGACAGGTACGTGCCGGCGACGAGATAGCAGCGGTACACCGCGCGCGTCAACGCCACGTAGACGAGCCGCGCCCTCTCCGCGGCCTGCTCGCGCACCGCGTAACGCGACGCATGCTCCGCCTCTTCGTCGTCGCAACCGTAGTGCAGCACCGCGGCGCCTGCTTCGTCGTGGTACTCGCGCGCATCCGGCAAACCGGACGACGGTGGCTCGCGCAACGCGCCGTCGTTCAGGAACGGACAGAACACCACCGCATATTCGAGCCCTTTCGATTTGTGGACCGTGACGATCTGCACGAGATTGCGATCCGATTCGAGCCGCAACTGTGCGTCTTCGCCGCCGCCCTGCGCGCGTTGCGCGGCGAGCCAGCGCAAGGTGGGCGCGATACCCGGCTGCGTCGCGGCGCGCGCCTGCACGAGTTCGGCCAGGTGGTTCACGTTCGTCAAACGACGCTCGCCGTCCTGTCCGGCAACCAGCCGTTGCGCGACGCGCAGCTCGCGCATCAGCGTGCGCCACATCACCGCGAAGCCGCGCTCATGCCACAGCGTGCGGTAGCGTGAAAAACGCTCGACCCAACCCATCGCATCGGCGGCGTGCGCGGGATCGTCGGCGGCCGACGGCGCGTCGGCGACCTGCTCGAGGCGCCACAACGCCGCGGCGTCGAGACCCAGCCAGTCGGTTGCCAGCGCGGCGCGCAAACGGCGCAGATCGCCCGGCGTATCGACTGCGGCTAGCACGCGTTCGATCTGCTCGGCGTCGAGCGTCGCGAATACCGACGCCTGCGCCAGTTCCACGCTGCCGACACCCCATGCGGCCAGCACGCGTTTGATCAGACTGCCTTGCTTATGCGTTTGCACCAGCACCGCGATGTTGCCCGGCGCGAGCGGCGCGTCGCCGATCGTCACCGTGCCTTCGCGCGCGCCGCGCAGCAGGCGCACGATCTCGGCGGCGCACGCCTCGCTCGCTTCGCGCTGAGCCTCGCGCTTGGTCAAGGCGGCGTCGCCTTGCGGCAAGGTCCAGATACGGAAGTCGCCCGTGCTCGTGCCCGGATCGGCGAACGGTGGCCGGCGCCGTTCGCCCGCACGCACCGGCTGATAGTCGAGCCCCTCCAGCACGAATGCCTGACGATTGGCTTCGAAGAGCCGGTTGCACGCCTGAACGATAGGCGCGGTCGAGCGCTGATTGACGGCCAGCGTGTAGCGCGCGGATGCCGCCTCGCGCGCCTTCAGATAGGTATGCAGATCCGCCGCGCGAAAACTGTAGATCGCCTGCTTGGGATCGCCGACCAGGAACAGCGGACCGGCCGGCGCGAAGATGCGGCTGAAGATCGCGAACTGCAGCGGATCGGTGTCCTGAAACTCGTCGATCAGCGCTGCGGGATAACGCGAGCGCAAAGCATCGGCAAGCCAGGGGTGTGCGGCAAGCGCGCGGTACAGGTTGGACAGCAGATCGTCGAACGACACGACCCGGCGCGTGCGCTTGCGCGCCACCAGCTCGGCGGGTGCGTAGTCGAGCCAGCTTTGCACGAGCGAAAGCCAGCGCGCGCGTTGCGCGGCTTCGGCCGCGACCACGGCCGCGGCCAGCGCTTCGGCGTGCTCGAAGAACGGATGCTCAGGCGGTTCGAACTTGACCTTGGTGGCTTTCTTCAAAGCCGAAACCGTGAGCTTCAACGCGGCTTTCGGCGGCGGCGCATGGCAGTCGCCCTGCGCGAAGTACTCGGTCCATGCGGCGATGGCGGCGCTCACATGGTCGGGCTTGTGCGACGTCTTGCTCAGACGGTCTTGCGCCTCGGCGAGCAAAGTGACGATCCTGTCGCGTTCCGCATGCCAGAGGTCGCAGGCTGCGTCGAAACCGGCTTGCGGATCGGCGCCATTGCCGGTTGCGTCGAGCTTGCCCCAGCGCAACTGCGCCAGCGGTTTTTTCAGACGCCGCGCGAGTTGCTCGTCGAGTGAAGCGGGACCGGCGCGTTTGCCCACCAGCCACGCGGCGAACGCTGGATGCGCATGCGCCACCGGCTCCACCTGCTCACGCCAGAAATCAGCAGCCATTTCGAAGCGCAAGGCCGCGTCGTCGGCTTCCATTTCGAACGCGAACGGCATGGCGGCGGCGAACGGCGCCTCCTGCAACGCGCGCTGACAGAATGCGTGAATGGTGTGGATCGCCGCCTGGTCGAAGGTGCGCAGCGCGCGCCGCACCACCTTCAAGGCGGCCTCGCGCTCGATGCCCCGCTCCTGCGCGAGCGTCGTTTCAAAGAGACGGCGGATGAACGGATCGCCGCCGTCGTCATCCATTTCGATTGCACGGTCCAATTCGGCGAGACGGCCGCGAATGCGCTCATGCAGCTCCGCGGTCGCCGCCTTCGTGAACGTGACGACGAGAATCTGATCCGCATTCAGATTTTTTTCGAGTAGCAGCCGCACGTACAAGGCGCAAATATTCCAGGTCTTACCGGTCCCTGCGGAGGCCTCGATCTGATTCACGCCGTCGAGCGAACAGGCGAAGACGTCGAGCTCTTCGGCCACCAGCGCGTAACTGTGCTTGCCCCCGCTCATGACGCGCTCCGAAGATGCTGGATGAGCGGCTTGAACACGATCGCGGCAAGACTGCCGAACGGTTCGTCGAGCGTGAGCGGCGTGCCGCGCAAGGCAATACGCAAGGCGGGGTCGTCGGACTCGCCGCGCACGCGGTCGTTGATCCAGACACCGAGCGCCGCGGAATCGCTTTCGCTGACTTTGGTCCACGCGCTCTTCGGGAAAAAGCGCAGCGGCAGCCTGCGCCCGGCCTTGAACAACGCGGCAAGCGGCGCGAGCTGGTCGAGCGGCGCGGCGACCGGCGTGAGCTCGAAGCTTTCGCCGCTGCCATGCCATACGGTGCGGCGCGGACCTTGCGGTCGCGCGGCGCAATACACCAGGTGCGCAAGCCACGCCGACAGATAGTCGCGTGCGGCGGGTTTGGCGTAACGGAAAATCACTTGTCCTGTTTCGGTGAGCAGATTCAGACTGCCGTGCAGTTGCAGCGGCGTTTCAGCCGCTTGCCGCAGCAGCGCGTCGTAGGGGCCAAAGAGCGCCCCGGCCATGTCCGCGCTATCCGGCCAGCGCGGCGCGATGTCGAGCACGAACGGCAAACGCTCGACACCCGAAGCCACTTCGCGGCGCACGCTGTCGGCGAGCTGGCGCAACGCGCCGAGCTCACGTGCGCGCCACACTGCGCCGGTCGCGCCGCCCGGCAGTTCCGGGCTCGCTGCCGCCACGCGGCGCACGCGTTCGAAAATGACGTCGTCGTCCGTATCGGCGTCGAGCAACATTGGCAAAAGACGATCCGCCAATGCATCGCGCCCTGAGTAATCCAGGTCGAACGGTTCGGTGTCAAGCAACTCGCCCTGTGCGTCCGACAACACGATGCCCAGACGGTCGCGCAACAATGCCCGCGCGGGATGGCGCCAGAAACGCACAAATTCGTCGAAGGCGATCGGTGCCGGGTCTTCCGGCGGCAACGGCTGATCGAAGAAAGGCGCGGCAGCGGAATGCGTGGGCGCGGCGAGTAATGTCGCCAGCTCCGCGCGATCCGCGTCGTAGCTGAACAGCCCGGATTGCGGCGAGAAATAGTCCGATGCGAATGCCTGCAACGGATGATCGACGACGAACGCATGCCGCGCGCGCTCCACTTCTGCCGGGCTCGCGCCCTCGCCCGCGGACACCCGCGCGAGATGGTCGAGCAATTCGTCGACCAGCGCGGCCGGCGGCAACGGCGCGTTGTCGCGAATGCTGCGGCCCGTATAAGCGATGAAGAGACGATCGCGCGCGGCGAGCAGCAGATCGAGGAACAGATTGCGTTCGTCGTCGCGGCGCTGGCGGTCGCCGGCTTTGCCAAACGCGGCCATCAGATCGAATTCGTCGGCGCGCGCGAGACTCGGCAGGACACCGTCGTCCATGCCGAGCAGGCAGACGACGCGATACGGCAATCCGCGCAAGCTGGTCAACGAAGAAAACGTCACGCTGCCCCACGGCACGCCGCCGCGCGCGGGGTCGTCGAGCGCTTCGGTAAGCGCGCTGCGCACCACTGCGGCGGGCATCACGATCTCTTGTGCGCCGGCTTGCATCGCGTCGCCCATCTTGTCGATCGCGTCGCGCACGGCGGCGAGCGAATCGGCAAACTCGACGCCGCCGTCGAAACATTGCGCGAGCGTATCGAGCAGCAGTTGCGTCCACTCGACGGGCGTGCGCTCGATCACGCAATTCGCCGCGAAGCTGTCGATGTCGTCGACGAAGCGCGACAGGCGGCCGAGCAATTCCGCGTCCGAGCCGTCAGCGCCTTCGACCGGCAGCCAGGCGTCGACCGGCTCGCCGCCGTCCGGCATCGCATAGCCGAGGTAGAGACGCGTGAGCGCATCCGCGAAGGTATGACGGGCGATCGGCACATGTTCGCCCGTGGGCTCGACCGGTGCGAGCCCGCGACGCGCGCCGGCCGCGGCCAGCCACTCCTGCGCGGCTTCCAGCGAGCTCGCGTCGATCCCGTAGCGCACGGCGATCGCGTCGACGCGCAACCATTCGATCAGATCCGGCGCACCCACGCTGCGCTCGGGCAAGGCCAGCCAGTCGAGCAGCAAACGCGCGACCGGATTGGCCTGCGAGGGCGGCAAGCCGGTGATCCGATACGGAATGCGGC contains:
- the recC gene encoding exodeoxyribonuclease V subunit gamma, with the protein product MLQLFYSNRYETLVGALLDDLAQAPSDPWTAQPVIVPSAAVRRRLELDIAARQGICANVNFGYLAQWLWAQIGGVIEVPRHSPFAPDRLVWRCYRLLGQVNEGDEAPPWNASPRLRTYLDAADASMRYELARRVATVLDHYLTYRPEWLLQWQKGGSIFASGAADDSGPRLVGASEAAREDERWQAALWRAVLTELSGNAQTPAAALPPAYRFLDEIGTLDLEAISNAQWPEAVSVFALPTMPPLHVALLRALSRWVDVRLYVMNPCREFWFDVVSEGRIEALDAAGQLDYQEVGHPLLAEWGRQTQAQLHMLHELTESAASGETGDFTENPEPSWLAAVQNGILDLRTETDTDELPIEHGIEVHVCHSLSRQLEVLHDRLLGWFDEFDDLQPSDVLVAVSDLAAAGPLIDAVFGTTPPGDTRRIPYRITGLPPSQANPVARLLLDWLALPERSVGAPDLIEWLRVDAIAVRYGIDASSLEAAQEWLAAAGARRGLAPVEPTGEHVPIARHTFADALTRLYLGYAMPDGGEPVDAWLPVEGADGSDAELLGRLSRFVDDIDSFAANCVIERTPVEWTQLLLDTLAQCFDGGVEFADSLAAVRDAIDKMGDAMQAGAQEIVMPAAVVRSALTEALDDPARGGVPWGSVTFSSLTSLRGLPYRVVCLLGMDDGVLPSLARADEFDLMAAFGKAGDRQRRDDERNLFLDLLLAARDRLFIAYTGRSIRDNAPLPPAALVDELLDHLARVSAGEGASPAEVERARHAFVVDHPLQAFASDYFSPQSGLFSYDADRAELATLLAAPTHSAAAPFFDQPLPPEDPAPIAFDEFVRFWRHPARALLRDRLGIVLSDAQGELLDTEPFDLDYSGRDALADRLLPMLLDADTDDDVIFERVRRVAAASPELPGGATGAVWRARELGALRQLADSVRREVASGVERLPFVLDIAPRWPDSADMAGALFGPYDALLRQAAETPLQLHGSLNLLTETGQVIFRYAKPAARDYLSAWLAHLVYCAARPQGPRRTVWHGSGESFELTPVAAPLDQLAPLAALFKAGRRLPLRFFPKSAWTKVSESDSAALGVWINDRVRGESDDPALRIALRGTPLTLDEPFGSLAAIVFKPLIQHLRSAS
- a CDS encoding EAL domain-containing protein, with the translated sequence MSALMPAFMPSVSELTLSGLLPHLVRHESGWSATWRALTLHSVFQPVLSVTHQRIVGYEGLLRAFDPVGLPVSPEVLFSGTRSAADARELDRIARCLHVANFMEQGISTGWLFLNTRPQVFETGWPQRAFIDELSAHFGLPQERIVIEVLEQPADDESAVASMLAASQPRDFLIAIDDFGTGFSNFDRVWRFRPDIVKLDRSLVARAGRREGDDSMISHLIAMLHQSGTLVLAEGVETDEELMILMEADVDFVQGFWLGQPKSSVQAACAGVPALIESMWSKFADYEREHAGHQRLGFEGFAEAVLAAAETYKTTGDLRQAAQKVWHLPEARRVFITDGQGEQTLPSVTAASVPPPPLRLAPLYTDTRSNWSRRAYFKHALAAPGRVAMMGPHYSLADGQDCYTAALAFERDGTHVLCVDFVPSATLPAVRPAGRGSKR
- the recB gene encoding exodeoxyribonuclease V subunit beta; the protein is MSGGKHSYALVAEELDVFACSLDGVNQIEASAGTGKTWNICALYVRLLLEKNLNADQILVVTFTKAATAELHERIRGRLAELDRAIEMDDDGGDPFIRRLFETTLAQERGIEREAALKVVRRALRTFDQAAIHTIHAFCQRALQEAPFAAAMPFAFEMEADDAALRFEMAADFWREQVEPVAHAHPAFAAWLVGKRAGPASLDEQLARRLKKPLAQLRWGKLDATGNGADPQAGFDAACDLWHAERDRIVTLLAEAQDRLSKTSHKPDHVSAAIAAWTEYFAQGDCHAPPPKAALKLTVSALKKATKVKFEPPEHPFFEHAEALAAAVVAAEAAQRARWLSLVQSWLDYAPAELVARKRTRRVVSFDDLLSNLYRALAAHPWLADALRSRYPAALIDEFQDTDPLQFAIFSRIFAPAGPLFLVGDPKQAIYSFRAADLHTYLKAREAASARYTLAVNQRSTAPIVQACNRLFEANRQAFVLEGLDYQPVRAGERRRPPFADPGTSTGDFRIWTLPQGDAALTKREAQREASEACAAEIVRLLRGAREGTVTIGDAPLAPGNIAVLVQTHKQGSLIKRVLAAWGVGSVELAQASVFATLDAEQIERVLAAVDTPGDLRRLRAALATDWLGLDAAALWRLEQVADAPSAADDPAHAADAMGWVERFSRYRTLWHERGFAVMWRTLMRELRVAQRLVAGQDGERRLTNVNHLAELVQARAATQPGIAPTLRWLAAQRAQGGGEDAQLRLESDRNLVQIVTVHKSKGLEYAVVFCPFLNDGALREPPSSGLPDAREYHDEAGAAVLHYGCDDEEAEHASRYAVREQAAERARLVYVALTRAVYRCYLVAGTYLSSRSTKESRRSVLNWLVGGDGHSFDGWLAEPPDEAALSARWQALAGGPITLQTLPRPERRVPLESLQDREAHMQARANRRPLRDQWRMASFSGLIAAGSKAEAAHTPVEEVRPDHDEIANAFVVTLVPAPHAEAHAEDDILAFPRGAAAGDCLHRMFELADFTDPHTWSDAIRGALRERPAPAVPELAARLPAMMHNLLTDVVTTELQPGMRLANLNPRRRLNELEFLFAAPSLDFPALRELLIEYGYPDVALEPGVLRGFVKGFIDMIVEHDGRFWIVDWKSNHLGATAADYAAAPLEAAMASHAYHLQALLYTVALHRYLKTRVRDYSYHTHIGGYLYLFVRGVRPHWHDADGPAGVHMRRPAFELVALLDAAMIGGVA
- a CDS encoding putative quinol monooxygenase; amino-acid sequence: MSEIAVVAISVAKPGHEEQLRQALEGLVGPTRKEQGALQYDLHRDVQEPRRFVFVERWESQEALAAHAKSEHIAAYRKAVADWVEHAEIRVVSKIA
- the arfB gene encoding alternative ribosome rescue aminoacyl-tRNA hydrolase ArfB — encoded protein: MTSRYPIPSNEIELTAVRAQGAGGQNVNKVSSAIHLRFDVRASSLPEVLKMRLLALSDHRLTRDGVVIIKAQEHRTQDMNRAAALARLDQLIESVSVTRKQRVATRPTRASNLRRLDSKAKRSEVKSGRGRVDD
- a CDS encoding VC0807 family protein; translated protein: MKLRPAFVLELAVNFLLPWLAYRLALPHLGETGALIASAVPPIVWSLAELVRFRRVDALSVMVVAGIALSVAAMALGGSPRMLLLRESLVSGAVGVVFLLSLPMRRPLIFYLARATVAREMEGGAARFEALWQERPALVAAIRLMTLVWGVGLTGETALRAWMALTWPIERFLVVSPFIGYGIYGGLTLWTLWYRKTMRGRVDARVQSGGAPS
- a CDS encoding AAA family ATPase, which translates into the protein MSTFEQSASAPPEFDDIGVSLPAPADFSIALAEGFARRIGTLARRGGASAEAVKWAARAAFAASRATAEGHVCVPLALLARRFAASSAEARAALFASGMASDGSQSAAALRPLVVDGQGRLYLARYYDYERRLARALVAHAEVAAVAAVAAVAAGADATAGAEAGVGAQTLRERLLRYFGAPKDNEVDWQRVAAVMALSGQLTIVSGGPGTGKTTTVVGVLACLLDARADLRIALAAPTGKAAQRMQEALLARAGDLPPELAARLPQTSYTLHRLLGSGPGGRFRHHRDNPLPYDVVVIDEASMIDVAMAAHLLDAIAPQTRLVMLGDKDQLAAVEAGAVFAELSARPAFTQEGLQRIAAALGIDETRLRQALPGASRSFSEEAAGLPAQADVPDDFEARPDDLFAYADSSDTFDESRAGELFDSAASPPGSAAHTQSALADCVVWLERNYRFGLESPIGRLSLAIRNGSASAALDVLRIDPVESCAAALHEDTHATLAERTVARLAAGFAPYADALAAALAADTPDPLPLFDALNRFRILCATRSGPRGVDQVNAAMAAQVRRAAGVTLAVGAQWFAGRPVMVTRNDYALGLFNGDIGIALPSANGTLRVYFRTGDGGLRAVSPAALPPHDTAFALTVHKSQGSEFEHAVLMLPSVFSRVLSRELVYTAITRARERVEVVGARAVLAQAIATPTQRDSGLAARIAEAWRGAE